ATGAACTTTTTCTTCGTCGCGGATGTCGCCAATAACCTTCTTGGCCACTGGGTCATCCGTGGCTAAGACATGCGCATCATAGACAAAGATGGCTTCGAGTTCTCCGGCAATATTGAGGCGGATGGCCTGAATAAGCTCTTCTTTGGATATCTTTCTGTTGACATTGCCTTGGAACGGATTAGCAAAATTTGGCACGTGCACGACACCTTCCTTCTAAAAATTGTTCCACCTATACTATATACCATTAT
This genomic stretch from Bacillota bacterium harbors:
- a CDS encoding demethoxyubiquinone hydroxylase family protein — its product is MPNFANPFQGNVNRKISKEELIQAIRLNIAGELEAIFVYDAHVLATDDPVAKKVIGDIRDEEKVHVGELMALLRHLDPQEAEHFAEGEGEVREMLESLGISSTGRATIGSLKKE